A stretch of the Capsicum annuum cultivar UCD-10X-F1 chromosome 8, UCD10Xv1.1, whole genome shotgun sequence genome encodes the following:
- the LOC107860673 gene encoding uncharacterized protein LOC107860673 gives MDDMIITESDEEEISRLKDDPSVLFEMNNLGEVECFLDLKVEKISHEYFICQRKHAKNLLKHLGMEEAKEMTIPIEMNLKMKKTEGKLLKDARSFRQLDPRTPHLEAAKRILCYIKGSVDYDFMYEKGDDFMLQGFTEAD, from the exons ATGGATGATATGATAATTACTGAaagtgatgaagaagaaatatcTCGATTGAAGGATGATCCGTCGGTTCTATTTGAGATGAATAATTTAGGTGAGGTTGAATGTTTTCTTGATTTAAAAGTAGAAAAAATCAGCCACGAGTACTTTATATGCCAAAGAAAACACGCTAAGAATTTGTTGAAGCACTTAGGCATGGAAGAGGCAAAAGAAATGACAATTCCAATAGAGATGAATCTTAAGATGAAGAAAACCGAAGGCAAGTTGCTGAAAGATGCGAGATCATTTCGACAACTT GATCCAAGAACTCCTCATTTAGAGGCAGCAAAAAGAATCCTGTGTTATATAAAAGGATcagttgattatgattttatgTATGAGAAAGGGGATGATTTTATGTTGCAAGGATTTACAGAAGCAGATTGA